One window of Syntrophorhabdaceae bacterium genomic DNA carries:
- the rpsI gene encoding 30S ribosomal protein S9 produces MPEKRYYATGKRKTAVARVWLKQGAGEFIINGKKLEEYFPLEEWRLMVAKPFVLTGNIGKFDVTANIYGGGIPAQAWALGHGIAKALLEFNVNLRVTLKKQGLITRDPRVKERKKYGKKAARASFQFSKR; encoded by the coding sequence GTGCCTGAAAAAAGGTACTATGCAACAGGGAAACGAAAAACCGCAGTAGCAAGGGTATGGTTAAAACAAGGTGCAGGCGAGTTTATCATCAACGGAAAAAAACTTGAAGAGTATTTTCCACTCGAAGAATGGCGGTTGATGGTCGCAAAGCCTTTTGTACTCACCGGTAATATCGGCAAATTCGACGTTACCGCGAACATATATGGCGGCGGTATTCCTGCCCAGGCATGGGCATTGGGCCATGGGATTGCCAAGGCCCTGTTGGAATTCAACGTTAATCTCAGGGTCACCCTTAAAAAACAGGGACTCATTACCAGGGATCCGAGGGTGAAAGAGAGAAAGAAATACGGGAAGAAGGCGGCAAGGGCAAGCTTCCAGTTCTCAAAGAGATAA